In Penicillium psychrofluorescens genome assembly, chromosome: 5, a single window of DNA contains:
- a CDS encoding uncharacterized protein (ID:PFLUO_007989-T1.cds;~source:funannotate), protein MSTFTTASMPKPIAVLKFPPEAKILNGACVLSSSVILCADSWADLIWRVDIPEDGSAPSAHVWLKHGMLAHSQDPEKHDVPGVNGLKFNSKDGHVYFTTTAQAIFGRIRVDSATLGPIGDPVDVTKRWMWGDDLIIDEEAGIAYVTTHRQNTIESITLSTGTTVNVAGDPLNLDLIGPTAGSWGRGKGHTGQVAYFTTDGGIKNPLDGVVTEAMVLRVEFSS, encoded by the coding sequence ATGAGCACCTTCACAACAGCTTCTATGCCTAAGCCCATCGCTGTGCTCAAATTTCCACCCGAGGCCAAAATCCTGAATGGAGCCTGTgtcctctcttcctctgtcATCCTTTGCGCAGATTCCTGGGCAGATCTTATTTGGAGGGTTGATATTCCAGAAGACGGATCCGCCCCTTCCGCTCACGTGTGGCTGAAGCACGGCATGCTGGCACACAGTCAAGACCCTGAAAAGCACGACGTTCCCGGTGTGAATGGACTCAAATTTAACAGCAAGGACGGACATGTGTACTTTACTACAACTGCACAAGCAATTTTCGGTCGCATTCGTGTGGATAGCGCTACCTTGGGCCCAATTGGGGATCCTGTGGATGTGACAAAGCGTTGGATGTGGGGAGATGATCTGATTATCGATGAGGAGGCCGGCATTGCCTACGTGACAACGCACCGGCAGAACACAATTGAAAGCATCACCTTATCTACCGGCACAACAGTCAATGTGGCCGGAGATCCGCTGAACTTGGACTTAATCGGTCCCACTGCAGGATCATGGGGGCGTGGAAAGGGACACACTGGCCAGGTAGCTTACTTCACAACAGACGGTGGGATCAAAAATCCCCTGGATGGTGTTGTGACGGAAGCAATGGTCCTTCGCGTAGAATTTTCTTCCTGA
- a CDS encoding uncharacterized protein (ID:PFLUO_007990-T1.cds;~source:funannotate): MPSPTPDKVTKLTAKRPSRRVRPSREKSLPLVERTNALTIEEFIRHYVEPSTTTAAASNGTRPSSPSEVYSAASISRRNLEACLDLVEQTSGADYAASNMGWSRSKKRQEMQLPDMKFMIVRGNGTNTTASSNSNDNDFDNDQPSATSKDAPILGFLSFMVTYEDGKEVVYCYEIHLSPAARGRGLGRELMERMEQIGRAVGVEKAMLTVFKSNDTACRFYDRLGYEVDEYSPQPRKLRNGTIKEADYLILSKRLKE, encoded by the exons ATGCCGTCCCCAACACCAGACAAAGTAACCAAGCTCACGGCCAAGCGGCCCTCGCGACGCGTCCGGCCGAGCAGGGAGAAGA GCCTGCCGCTAGTTGAACGCACCAACGCCCTCACCATCGAGGAGTTCATCAGGCACTACGTCGaaccatccaccaccacagcgGCAGCATCAAATGGGACGCgtccatcatcgccctcggAGGTGTACTCGGCCGCGAGCATCTCGAGACGCAATCTAGAAGCGTGTCTCGACCTGGTCGAGCAGACTTCCGGCGCGGACTATGCCGCGTCCAATATGGGTTGGTCCCGCAGCAAGAAGCGGCAGGAGATGCAGCTTCCCGATATGAAGTTTATGATTGTGAGAGGAAACGGGACAAACACAACGGCATCCTCGAATAGCAATGACAACGATTTTGATAATGATCAACCATCTGCAACTTCCAAAGACGCCCCGATACTGGGATTCCTGTCATTTATGGTCACGTACGAAGACGGGAAAGAGGTTGTTTACTGCTACGAGATCCACTTGTCGCCCGCAGCGCGAGGACGTGGGCTCGGGAGGGAGCTGATGGAGCGCATGGAGCAGATCGGGCGCGCGGTTGGGGTAGAGAAGGCTATGTTGACGGTTTTCAAGTCGAACGATACGGCTTGTCGGTTTTATGACCGGCTCGGATACGAAGTTGATGAGTACTCGCCTCAACCGCGCAAGTTGCGGAACGGGACGATCAAGGAGGCAGACTATTTGATCCTGTCCAAGAGATTGAAGGAGTGA
- a CDS encoding uncharacterized protein (ID:PFLUO_007991-T1.cds;~source:funannotate), whose amino-acid sequence MSVDRRKIAVFSAAFVLRLVLICLFPSLPDLLTGRVEVSTPVNSFKRLQEGLFLYTRNVSPYDGGVFHQAPLLLPLFALLPEAQFHPLPTAIFYIFVDLVNAQALATISESGQSVKSRLHSAIRKHIRWDGVSVAAWFLFNPFTIATCLARSTSVFTASGILFAVSNAVSGNTVNSMLALGFASYLSLYPALLFVPLVLLCFDQRAQGQSQVPNVALFVIQHGAMLVGSVSALLGLSYLITGNFWEFMSATYGFHLLVPDLTPNSGLWWYFFIEMFDSFREFFLGVFWLHLASYVGGLTTRLRRQPLFVITSLLGVFAIFKPYPSISDASLFLALLPLYRHLFPLMRYTFFAISAILYSSLLGPAFYHLWIYAGSGNANFFYAITLVWSLGLSILLADAVFAAIRDEWEQEHPESQGQEVKQV is encoded by the exons ATGTCCGTGGACCGGCGCAAGATCGCCGTGTTCAGCGCGGCCTTTGTGCTGCGTCTGGTTCTGATCTGCTTGTTTCCTTCGCTGCCTGATCTGTTGACGGGTCGAGTCGAGGTGTCCACCCCCGTCAACAGCTTCAAGAGAC TCCAAGAGGGCTTGTTTCTCTATACGCGAAATGTCTCGCCGTATGACGGTGGCGTTTTCCACCAG GCCCCTCTCCTGTTGCCGCTCTTCGCCCTCCTACCAGAAGCACAGTTCCACCCTCTGCCCACTGCCATATTCTACATATTCGTCGATCTGGTCAATGCCCAAGCGTTGGCCACCATCTCGGAATCCGGCCAGTCCGTCAAGTCACGACTACATTCGGCAATTCGGAAGCATATTCGATGGGATGGAGTGTCGGTGGCAGCATG GTTCCTGTTTAATCCCTTCACCATTGCAACCTGCCTAGCCCGGTCCACGAGCGTGTTCACCGCGTCGGGCATTTTGTTCGCCGTCTCCAATGCCGTTTCTGGGAATACGGTGAACTCAATGCTAGCTCTAGGGTTTGCATCCTACCTGTCTCTGTATCCGGCTTTGCTATTTGTCCCATTGGTCCTGCTCTGCTTTGATCAACGCGCACAGGGACAATCACAGGTTCCGAATGTCGCCTTGTTTGTGATCCAACACGGCGCTATGCTGGTGGGCAGCGTGTCAGCACTGCTTGGTCTCTCCTACTTGATCACCGGCAATTTCTGGGAATTCATGTCCGCCACCTATGGCTTCCACCTTTTAGTGCCAGACCTGACCCCCAACTCGGGTCTGTGGTGGTACTTTTTCATCGAGATGTTCGATTCCTTCCGCGAGTTCTTCCTCGGGGTCTTCTGGCTTCACCTCGCCAGCTATGTCGGTGGTCTCACCACGCGGCTTAGACGACAGCCTCTGTTTGTCATCACCTCGCTCCTTGGTGtctttgccatcttcaagcCGTACCCGAGCATTTCAGATGCGTCCTTGTTCCTTGCTCTGCTACCTCTTTACCGACATTTATTCCCCC TGATGCGGTATaccttcttcgccatctccgcaaTCCTATACTCGAGTCTCCTGGGCCCCGCCTTCTACCACCTGTGGATCTACGCAGGATCCGGCAACGCCAACTTTTTCTACGCCATCACCCTCGTGTGGAGTCTGGGGTTGTCTATTCTGCTCGCAGACGCGGTGTTTGCCGCGATTCGCGACGAGTGGGAGCAGGAGCATCCCGAATCGCAAGGCCAGGAGGTGAAACAAGTGTAA
- a CDS encoding uncharacterized protein (ID:PFLUO_007992-T1.cds;~source:funannotate), whose translation MAKIKKKGTSGQAKNYITRTQAVRKLQISLPDFRRLCIFKGIYPREPRSKKKASKTSTPNTTFYYTKDIQYLLHEPLLNKFRDQKALAKKIARSLGRGEVSDAARLEKNHAPKLTLDHVIKERYPTFVDALRDLDDALSLLFLFATLPSDTHVPPKTIALCQRLCHEFQHYLITTNSLRKSFLSIKGIYYQATIQGQDVMWLVPYRFVQRVNADVDYRIMATFVQFYTTLLGFVNYRLYSAIGLRYPPKFDTRSDENGAELAAFTLEGRTVGATPKALEAPKAQSNGNSTKEVSRETQAKVDKVIKNAGLDQTKDEQPVESTEETSDSIDRFEPAAPEADTLPQPDLSSGETGSMFAPFTFYISREAPKAPLEFLLRAFGCKRIGWDAVLGDGAFTHDETDPRITHQIVDRPQLPEGSLPAVPAAAEDDATPKVKPGTWIPGRTYVQPQWVWDCLNDGKLLRADLYAPGATLPPHLSPWVKAARGAYDPRASLAAQEEEGEAEIAAEDGDSDEEMEDEAAVEEKVPADESEEDSVDSGMDVAGTDDDEEESASDAEEEDEDFGGFEENEAASESEDDDEAARTQHQRELEAEAAGLPFSSNGATDEATKKKSSQSKKMAAKKRQEEEELERQKMMMSRKKRKLLEKMMYSNKKQSDEAAKLRSKRRKIEKGAKE comes from the exons atggccaagatcaagaagaagg GTACCTCTGGCCAGGCCAAAAACTACATCACCCGCACCCAGGCCGTGCGGAAACTTCAGATCTCGCTGCCGGATTTCCGCCGACTATGCATCTTCAAGG GAATTTACCCCCGTGAGCCTCGGAGTAAGAAGAAGGCCTCCAAGACATCCACCCCGAACACGACTTTCTACTACACCAAAGACATCCAGTACCTGTTGCATGAGCCGCTGCTCAACAAGTTCCGCGACCAAAAGGCCCTCGCCAAAAAGATCGCCCGCTCCCTTGGACGGGGAGAAGTCAGCGATGCCGCGCGCTTGGAGAAGAACCATGCGCCGAAGCTCACCTTGGACCATGTCATCAAAGAACGCTACCCGACCTTTGTCGACGCCCTCCGCGACCTCGATGATGCGCTGTcgcttttgtttctgttcgCCACTCTTCCCTCCGACACACACGTTCCTCCAAAGACCATTGCGCTGTGCCAGCGTCTCTGTCACGAGTTCCAGCACTACCTGATCACCACCAATTCGCTGCGGAAATCATTCCTGTCGATCAAAGGTATTTATTATCAGGCTACTATCCAGGGCCAGGACGTCATGTGGCTGGTGCCGTACCGATTTGTGCAACGCGTGAATGCGGACGTCGATTATCGCATCATGGCGACTTTCGTACAGTTCTACACCACGCTGCTGGGCTTTGTCAACTACAGACTCTACTCCGCGATTGGCCTGCGGTATCCTCCCAAATTCGACACTCGCAGCGACGAGAACGGAGCCGAGTTGGCGGCATTTACCCTGGAGGGTCGGACGGTTGGCGCCACACCAAAAGCGCTCGAGGCACCCAAGGCCCAGAGCAATGGCAATTCGACCAAGGAAGTTTCCCGCGAGACTCAGGCCAAGGTAGACAAGGTGATCAAAAATGCGGGCCTCGACCAAACCAAGGACGAGCAGCCTGTCGAATCGACCGAGGAAACGAGTGATTCCATTGACCGATTTGAGCCTGCGGCCCCCGAAGCCGACACCTTGCCCCAGCCCGATCTGAGCAGTGGGGAGACCGGCTCCATGTTCGCACCGTTTACATTCTACATTTCCCGGGAGGCACCCAAGGCGCCCCTCGAGTTTCTGTTGCGCGCTTTTGGCTGCAAGCGAATTGGCTGGGACGCTGTGCTGGGCGATGGGGCTTTCACGCACGACGAGACCGACCCACGCATCACTCACCAGATTGTGGACCGACCCCAGCTCCCGGAGGGCTCACTGCCTGCCGTTCCTGCTGCCGCAGAAGACGATGCTACCCCGAAAGTTAAGCCTGGCACCTGGATCCCCGGCCGGACCTACGTTCAGCCCCAATGGGTGTGGGACTGTCTTAACGATGGCAAGCTTCTGCGCGCAGATCTATATGCTCCAGGCGCCACACTTCCGCCTCACCTGAGCCCCTGGGTGAAGGCCGCTCGCGGCGCCTACGACCCGCGCGCCAGTCTGGCCgcgcaggaagaggaaggtgaggCAGAGATTGCTGCCGAGGACGGCGATAGCgatgaagagatggaggatgaggctgctgtggaggagaaggtcCCCGCCGACGAGTCCGAGGAGGACTCTGTCGATAGTGGTATGGATGTTGCTGGCActgatgacgacgaggaagagagtgCCAGCGAcgcagaggaagaggatgaagactTCGGTGGATTCGAGGAGAACGAAGCCGCGTCGGAATccgaggatgacgatgaggccGCTCGGACGCAGCACCAGCGGGAGCTGGAAGCCGAAGCAGCGGGTCTGCCGTTCTCGTCGAACGGCGCCACGGACGAAGcaaccaagaagaagtcctcgcagtcgaagaagatggccgctAAGAAGCgccaggaggaggaagagctcgagaggcagaagatgatgatgagccgcaagaagcgcaagctgttggagaagatgatgtaCTCAAACAAGAAGCAGTCGGACGAGGCCGCAAAGCTTCGGTCGAAGAGGcgcaagatcgagaagggtGCAAAGGAGTGA
- a CDS encoding uncharacterized protein (ID:PFLUO_007993-T1.cds;~source:funannotate), translated as MAGIPQNVKVKLPTLKRDLDKVISDRGVPYPHKHAFIFYFESDDTGAKKDAEILRNTFEDVMGIPSQIYMMPREEKFAQWELQAKIYKFADKFSPKLTGTTRPSLCVFAYAGHGMVHADYGLEFAGAGGAQKVRWRSVYDLLFRGPSLDHVHAFGLLDCCYSGAVRGQFPRTSQVLSACGPSGTANPRGQKITFSQRFRTAVLSLRDKGKKMTSVDEIYGAIQNDQQSRGAHSPVLTHFGNKGTIAFPIKPKGSSAPSHPTPSLKGTPNERTVIVKLTLDGNAPDVTKDFKEFLENLPSNFRAQIIEAYQTDTSALVLVRMTMETWARMSAAVELEIVGVATGQSLMRGLLGAPKRDENIAPRQEGKEASD; from the coding sequence ATGGCAGGCATTCCTCAAAACGTGAAAGTGAAGCTGCCGACGCTGAAGCGGGACCTTGATAAAGTCATCTCAGATCGTGGCGTGCCTTATCCACACAAACATGCCTTTATCTTCTACTTTGAAAGTGACGATACCGGAGCCAAGAAAGACGCGGAGATCCTCAGGAACACCTTCGAAGATGTGATGGGTATTCCGTCGCAGATCTACATGATGCCTCGCGAGGAAAAGTTCGCTCAGTGGGAGTTGCAGGCAAAAATCTACAAATTTGCCGACAAGTTTTCTCCTAAGCTCACAGGGACAACGCGTCCTTCACTTTGCGTTTTTGCGTATGCCGGACATGGAATGGTCCATGCCGATTATGGACTTGAGTTTGCGGGCGCCGGAGGAGCTCAAAAAGTCAGATGGAGGTCTGTCTACGATCTTTTGTTCAGAGGACCCTCTTTGGACCATGTGCATGCATTCGGTTTACTCGACTGCTGTTACTCGGGCGCTGTCAGAGGCCAGTTTCCACGCACATCGCAAGTCTTATCGGCATGCGGCCCCAGTGGCACCGCCAACCCTCGAGGCCAGAAGATCACATTTTCCCAGAGATTCAGAACAGCTGTTCTTTCCTTGAGAGATAAAGGAAAGAAAATGACCTCGGTTGACGAGATCTACGGTGCAATTCAAAATGATCAGCAGTCTCGGGGGGCGCATAGTCCTGTGCTCACTCATTTCGGCAACAAGGGCACCATCGCCTTTCCTATAAAGCCAAAAGGATCGAGTGCTCCTAGCCATCCGACGCCTTCATTGAAGGGTACTCCCAATGAACGAACCGTCATTGTGAAGCTCACTCTCGATGGAAATGCCCCCGACGTTACGAAGGATTTCAAGGAGTTTCTGGAGAACCTGCCCTCCAATTTTCGAGCCCAAATAATTGAAGCGTATCAAACTGATACCTCCGCTTTAGTTCTCGTGCGAATGACAATGGAAACGTGGGCCAGAATGTCCGCTGCAGTCGAACTTGAGATTGTTGGTGTCGCTACGGGTCAATCATTGATGCGAGGTCTTCTGGGAGCTCCAAAGAGAGACGAGAACATTGCCCCACGCcaggagggaaaggaggcTTCCGATTAA
- a CDS encoding uncharacterized protein (ID:PFLUO_007994-T1.cds;~source:funannotate), which yields MFLSAALIKVPHGAWFTLMVAIALTCIFNLWRYGKEEQWTAEESDNVPLSKTTILQNRNLCLQDAFGGSTIAPVKGMGIFFDKAGSSVHTPTVFLHFLQKFSAAPEFSVFLHLRPLSIPSVAPNERYTVSRCFTGPGKQAIPNCFRLIVRHGYTDEIITADLGNMVFDLIRSYLQGQAGSDVASDEPEEMAALFHAWRTQIIYITGKEELKISSTANVFRRIILWVFLWMRDSSRTKIQHLNVESDRLVEIGFVKTM from the coding sequence ATgttcctctccgccgcccTGATCAAGGTTCCGCATGGTGCTTGGTTTACGCTTATGGTGGCTATTGCCCTCACCTGCATCTTCAATCTTTGGCGCTAcgggaaagaagagcagTGGACTGCAGAGGAATCGGACAACGTTCCTCTTTCGAAAACTACTATTTTGCAAAACCGTAACCTTTGCTTGCAGGATGCTTTCGGTGGGTCCACCATTGCTCCAGTCAAAGGTATGGGTATTTTCTTCGACAAGGCAGGCAGCTCAGTTCATACGCCAACGGTGttcctccatttccttcAAAAGTTTAGTGCCGCGCCTGAGTTCTCTGTGTTTCTTCATCTGCGACCTCTATCAATCCCCTCGGTCGCCCCAAATGAGAGATACACTGTGAGTCGCTGTTTCACCGGACCCGGGAAACAGGCGATTCCGAATTGTTTCCGATTGATAGTGAGGCACGGATACACTGATGAGATCATCACGGCAGATCTTGGAAACATGGTTTTTGATTTGATTCGCAGTTATCTGCAGGGTCAGGCCGGCTCTGATGTGGCAAGCGATGAGCCGGAAGAAATGGCCGCCTTATTTCATGCATGGAGAACTCAGATAATCTACATTACAggcaaggaggagctgaagattTCGTCCACAGCCAACGTTTTTCGTCGAATCATTCTCTGGGTATTTTTGTGGATGCGAGACTCAAGCAGAACAAAGATCCAGCATCTGAATGTTGAGAGCGATCGACTAGTCGAGATTGGGTTTGTCAAGACCATGTGA
- a CDS encoding uncharacterized protein (ID:PFLUO_007995-T1.cds;~source:funannotate) gives MLNSSSACSNDYTFGPAVLGCRDDFDFTVTFEQTILSIAPSICFIILASLRILHLSRKRTVLAARQFQSLKLGAITLYAGLQIALLVFAAQAPTSTRPTSVASATLAVLDSILFFGLSALEHARSPRASILFNSYLLLTLLFNTAECRTLWLQSTHSVVASVFTAGLGVKITILLLEAQGKQRWIPDSQLSPEETSGIFSLSFFYWLNSLVVGGYRKILSTADLYLQVNRDERSHNVGYGLIGAAALIYTGITVSNALYWYLYKRALSMLRACLVTAIYSSTISLSAYDQDNSAAVTLMNSDVNYIQMGFENVHECWANLIEVTIACWLLERQLGVAFVAPLAVVVICAAASFGIGKFTGKRMGLVMEMAQRRVGLTANVICNMTSLKLAGLADPVESIIQRYREDEVNAQKRFRLLTSFSTVIAFAPLLLSPVVAFGATGEALTVSRVFTSLAYIQLLCNPLTKLFQIIPHIVASRACLKRVEKFLLSNSTGDRPGSLNLQDAFECDVDTTREKTTQVTDYSSDASTYKSKQLGWEAGKTVLRDIELNIPRSKLTMIVGPVASGKSTLCKALLGEVPFADKSVNITRDSSRISYCDQDPFLIDGTIRQNIIGFGAANEAWYQKILQATALVEDIATFADGDKSMVGTNGITLSGGQRQRVALARALFYRPEIAILDDILKGLDLKTEEHVSRCVFGPDGLLQQIGATLILCTHSTRQLHLADHIIALGNRTVLEQGSFQELIARDGYVQSLGAEETRKPPTKPPQGSNASTSHASPSPKESKEEMENQARQLGEYAVYKFYFSHFKSSIFLLYALSGLICAFLFNFNTVWLEFWSVSVENGEHRFPFYLGIYFLIQVACLMLFFVFFGLGGIVMTPSAELLLHLRALKTLMTAPLAFFTSVDIGVTTNHFSQDIMLVDEDLSRSLSSTIATGFVVLGQAAVIGASSPKHFLETLSGVVTIRAFGWVKENIALNNRLLNDSQRSAYLLAMIQQWLTTVLNMAVAIIAIIFSALATQLDISGPGFTGVGLVSIMSFGSMLANLVRIFTQLELATGALSRLKHFSEDVPKEKGDGSARPIPLEWPSQGNIEICNVSAAFQTSDNALIKDSSGLIKDFQAPQNLALRGISLSITSGEKIAICGRTGSGKSSIVLLIGRLLNPTPELGDILIDNIPHTQIPHSLIRERIITLPQTPFFLADGSTIKENLELNLPPPASESQEKEVEARRVLEAVGLKELIEEKGGLTSELKAKSLSNGQKQLFCLARTVLRKRTRDRLLAETHAKLDPQSEGVAPVTNGGILILDEFNAGVDDKTDEMMQAVICREFARYTVLCVAHKLDTIMDYDRVVVMEKGEMIEVGNPKELYGQMESRFRGLWREGE, from the exons ATGTTGAACTCGTCTTCAGCATGTTCGAATGACTACACTTTTGGTCCTGCAGTACTTGGCTGTCGAGATGACTTCGATTTTACTGTTACTTTTGAGCAGACAATACTTTCAATTGCTCCTTCCATCTGCTTCATTATCCTTGCATCTCTGAGAATTCTCCATCTGAGTCGGAAGCGGACTGTGCTGGCTGCACGTCAATTCCAATCATTGAAACTC GGGGCAATCACGTTGTACGCAGGACTGCAAATTGCTCTGCTAGTTTTCGCTGCGCAAGCGCCCACCAGCACGCGACCAACCTCCGTTGCCTCTGCTACCCTTGCTGTCTTGGATTCAATTTTGTTTTTCGGCTTGTCCGCGCTCGAGCACGCGAGGTCGCCAAGAGCGTCGATTTTATTCAATAGTTATCTGCTATTGACGCTGCTTTTCAACACGGCCGAATGCCGAACCCTATGGCTTCAATCAACCCATTCGGTGGTCGCGTCGGTATTCACAGCTGGCTTAGGAGTCAAGATTACCATTCTGCTCCTAGAGGCCCAGGGAAAACAACGCTGGATCCCAGACAGCCAGCTCAGCCCCGAAGAAACGAGTGGTATTTTCAGTCTGAGCTTCTTCTACTGGCTGAACTCCCTGGTTGTGGGCGGATACCGCAAGATCCTATCCACTGCAGACCT CTATCTCCAAGTCAATCGCGACGAGCGGTCGCATAACGTGGGATATGGCTTGATCGGGGCCGCTGCGCTCATCTATACGGGAATCACCGTTTCAAATGCACTCTACTGGTATTTGTACAAGCGAGCCTTGAGTATGCTCCGCGCCTGTCTTGTCACGGCGATCTACTCCAGCACAATCTCCCTCTCAGCATATGACCAGGACAACTCTGCTGCTGTGACACTAATGAACTCAGACGTCAATTACATTCAGATGGGATTTGAAAATGTACACGAGTGCTGGGCAAATCTCATTGAAGTTACTATCGCTTGCTGGCTCCTGGAGAGGCAGCTCGGCGTGGCATTTGTGGCTCCTCTTGCAGTTGTTGTTATATGTGCTGCGGCCTCATTTGGCATAGGGAAGTTTACTGGGAAACGCATGGGTTTGGTCATGGAGATGGCCCAACGGCGTGTTGGATTGACAGCAAACGTGATTTGTAACATGACTTCTCTGAAGTTAGCGGGTCTGGCGGACCCAGTTGAAAGTATTATTCAACGCTATCGTGAGGATGAAGTGAATGCCCAAAAGAGGTTTCGACTTCTGACATCCTTCTCTACGGTGATCGCCTTCGCACCACTTCTACTCTCGCCAGTGGTTGCATTCGGCGCTACCGGAGAAGCACTGACCGTTAGCCGAGTCTTCACTTCGCTTGCATACATTCAGTTACTTTGCAATCCTTTGACAAAGCTTTTCCAGATCATCCCTCACATTGTGGCATCAAGGGCCTGTCTGAAGCGCGTCGAAAAATTCTTGTTATCGAATTCGACCGGAGATCGACCGGGTTCCCTCAACCTCCAAGATGCATTCGAATGCGATGTCGATACCACGCGAGAAAAGACTACGCAGGTGACCGATTATTCCTCTGATGCTTCAACCTACAAATCTAAGCAGCTGGGCTGGGAAGCTGGGAAGACTGTGCTTAGAGACATCGAGCTTAACATCCCTCGCTCAAAACTGACAATGATTGTCGGCCCAGTTGCTTCTGGGAAAAGCACACTGTGCAAGGCTTTGCTGGGCGAAGTACCTTTCGCTGATAAATCAGTCAATATTACTCGAGACTCCAGTCGCATTTCCTATTGTGACCAGGATCCGTTCTTGATCGATGGCACGATTCGCCAGAACATCATCGGGTTTGGAGCTGCCAATGAAGCATGGTACCAGAAGATTCTACAGGCAACCGCTCTGGTTGAAGATATCGCAACATTTGCTGATGGGGATAAATCTATGGTTGGCACCAACGGTATCACATTGAGTGGTGGGCAGCGTCAACGGGTGGCACTAGCCAGGGCTCTTTTCTATCGCCCTGAGATTGCCATATTAGATGATATCCTCAAGGGTCTGGACCTGAAGACTGAGGAGCACGTCAGTCGTTGTGTGTTTGGGCCAGATGGACTATTGCAACAAATCGGAGCGACATTGATTCTCTGTACTCATTCTACGCGGCAGCTTCATCTTGCGGATCACATCATCGCCCTTGGTAATCGGACTGTTTTGGAGCAAGGCTCCTTTCAAGAACTGATAGCAAGAGATGGTTATGTGCAAAGCCTAGGGGCTGAAGAGACTCGAAAGCCGCCTACAAAGCCGCCCCAGGGTTCGAATGCAAGTACAAGCCATGCCTCCCCATCTCCAAAGGAGtcaaaagaagaaatggaGAATCAAGCTCGGCAACTGGGGGAGTATGCAGTATACAAGTTCTATTTCTCCCATTTCAAGTCCAGCATTTTCTTGTTGTACGCTCTCTCTGGCTTAATATGTGCATTcctcttcaacttcaacaccGTGTGGCTTGAATTTTGGTCAGTGTCTGTGGAAAATGGAGAACACCGATTCCCGTTTTATCTTGGCATCTACTTCTTGATTCAAGTCGCTTGTCTTATgctcttctttgttttcttcggCCTGGGAGGAATAGTGATGACACCCAGCGCAGAACTGCTTTTGCACCTTCGTGCATTGAAAACTCTCATGACAGCCCCGTTAGCATTCTTCACATCTGTGGATATCGGTGTCACCACGAACCATTTCTCACAGGATATCATGCTGGTCGACGAGGATCTGTCAAGATCGCTTTCGAGCACCATCGCCACAGGTTTTGTTGTCCTGGGACAAGCAGCTGTTATTGGGGCTTCGTCGCC CAAACATTTCCTCGAGACATTGAGTGGGGTAGTGACAATCCGCGCATTTGGCTGggtgaaggagaacatcGCTCTGAACAACCGCCTATTGAATGATTCCCAAAGATCTGCGTACCTTCTTGCCATGATCCAGCAGTGGCTGACCACCGTTCTCAACATGGCAGTTGCAATAATAGCCATTATATTCTCCGCGTTAGCTACGCAGCTTGATATTAGTGGACCAGGTTTCACCGGTGTTGGTCTGGTCAGTATCATGTCTTTCGGATCCATGCTCGCCAACCTTGTCCGGATCTTTACACAGCTTGAACTTGCAACTGGTGCCTTGAGTCGGCTAAAGCATTTCAGCGAAGATGTTCCCAAAGAGAAGGGTGATGGATCAGCCCGCCCGATTCCTCTAGAGTGGCCGTCTCAAGGGAATATCGAGATCTGCAACGTCTCTGCTGCTTTTCA AACTTCTGATAACGCATTGATCAAGGATTCTAGTGGATTAATCAAAGATTTCCAGGCACCCCAGAATCTGGCTTTACGAGGAATCTCATTGTCCATCACATCTGGCGAGAAAATCGCTATCTGCGGCAGGACCGGCAG TGGCAAATCATCCATAGTCCTCTTAATTGGAAGACTCCTCAATCCAACTCCAGAATTAGGTGATATCCTCATCGACAACATCCCCCACACCCAAATCCCACATTCTCTCATCCGTGAACGCATCATCACCCTACCCCAAACACCCTTCTTCCTCGCAGATGGCAGCACGATCAAAGAAAACCTTGAACTCAACCTCCCCCCACCAGCCAGCGAAagccaagaaaaagaagtagAAGCACGCCGTGTCCTCGAAGCAGTAGGTTTGAAAGAGCTAATCGAGGAAAAAGGCGGATTAACCTCCGAGCTGAAAGCTAAATCCCTAAGCAATGGCCAGAAACAACTATTCTGTCTCGCGAGGACGGTTCTTCGCAAGCGCACTCGTGATAGATTACTGGCAGAGACTCACGCCAAGCTTGACCCCCAGTCGGAGGGAGTGGCCCCTGTGACGAACGGCGGTATTCTCATCTTGGATGAATTCAATGCTGGTGTTGATGACAAGACGGATGAGATGATGCAGGCTGTTATTTGTCGTGAGTTCGCGAGGTATACTGTGCTTTGTGTTGCGCATAAATTGGATACGATTATGGATTATGATCGGGTGGTTGTTATGGAGAAAGGAGAGATGATTGAGGTAGGCAACCCTAAGGAATTGTATGGGCAGATGGAGAGCAGGTTTCGTGGTCTTTGGCGTGAAGGTGAATGA